The sequence aatttcgcagtgctgtagatgtatttatttttatatcagcaattcaagtgtattttcaagaagattatataggataatgcatactctagtattttgcagaaatacctggtaaggtaccctgattttttgcaagaaagcttgtcaaagaagtatagtaaaccattaacaaattcctggaaattGTTatctaaaaatctaaaattgaggaacatgTCGTCTGACctgaaaatattacaaacttAATAACAAGGTTAAGGGTtattaaaggactatatatgaaaTGGGCCTAAAATgaccccctaaaatgaacatcatcattttactataattctttgttttcttggtacagatatgtatgtgatgtgctTACATAATactcattttggttcaagtgcccacaatttagaaatatgacattgtaaagacaaccttttcccgccatttttgcatttttagcataaaacagcttattttcaagcagtttttccttctgaaaacatagagcgcatgcttgaataaacaaaatattgtaaccAGAGAtttatctagccaagactaataagtgacaaaaacattttccttgttcaagcatgcgctctatatttcctaTTCGTAagtagataagaaaaatgtcaatttttggctgtttttgattcaattatagaaatggcctcatttctgacgtcatatactgccagtgagtgcatataaatcaaataaatagatgagaaatatattttatatcaactcttctaaaaaataagttaacattttattgtacctgAAACACTGAAAAAatggccaaatttaactcttatcatatatagtactaataggatttttaaaattatttttagtatGCTGAAGCCATTCTGTGCAACGTAAATGTGCAGATAATGAGGCAGTGTCATGTGGCCAGATACAGAAGGTACATTAAGCAAAGACTGATGGATGGTACGACAGAAGAGGATGACGTGTGCCAGATTCCTTTTTGTAGGAAGCCCAAGTCGGGGATTTGGACACAATGTCAAGACTGTTCCATCTGGGTGCACCTACAGTGTTCGAACAACAACAGAAGGAAAGTGTCAAAGGAGGATCATATCTGCCTGTTGTGTGTTTGGCGGGAAGAATGCAAACTTGGATGTTAACGTTGTACATCCTTAAGTTGCTTCTCTTATGGACAGATCCGGACGGTGGTTGCTGTTTTTGGGCACTTTGTATGATACCATATTTGACTGTTGTGTTTATGTGAAGAATGCAGActtgaatattaatatattaatgatgCTATGTACACTTTGTACTTAAGATGGTaggggacacctccatatttatatgtactatttatcaaaataaacaaaaattgaattgtaattttttaaataccggtattttctTTCCCAAATTTGTTATTCAACAGTGTAGCGCAGTGGGTAAGAGGTTTCTCTACGAGTCTgcaagtcatgagttcaaatcccgctgtggattttaaaattttactttctCAATAGagtatttttggttaaatattctGAGATTTGAATATTCCAAACCAGTGtaggtattttaattataatgaacTTTCATCCCGATTAATTGTGatagatgtcccataccaccttaaattgtctgaaaaagaaaaatgttaatgttgtttttgtgcatattgttttgaatacagattatttattattgtataatttgaagtctgttttgttcttttttaaaagtttcttcATTCTTGGCAAGGTTAAAATGTGCAAGCATCCGAAAAAAAAGCATAAGCTCTATTATTGAAGGGTCCCAGCAAACTGGACCTTATATTATAGCCCAAAAAAGGTCCGCCCTAATATTCTGAATAGAAAACGAAAAGTTTTAAACATCCCCGCTTTATAGAACTTTGTTTATTGGATAGTAGGACCTTATATTATAGCCCAAAAAAGGTCCGCCCTAATATTCTGAATAGAAAACGAAAAGTTTTAATCATCCCCCGCTTTATAGAACTTTGTTTATTGGGTAGTAGGACCTTATATTATAGCCAAATAAAAGGTCCGCCCTAATATTCTAAATAGAAAACGAAAGTTTTAATCATCCCCCTTCATAGAACTTCGTTTTTTGGGAGGTAGGACCTTATATTATAGCCCAAGTAAAGGTCCGCCCTAATATTCTTAATAGAAAACGAAAAGTTTTAATCATCCCCCTTTATAGAACTTTGTTTTTTGGGAGGTAGGGCCTTATATTATAACCCAAGAAAAAGTCCGCCCTAATATtctgaataaaaaacaaaaagttatataaacatTCCCTTTTACAGAACTTTGTTTATTAGGTAGGTAGTAAGACCTTATATTATAGCCCAAGTAAAGGTCCGCCCAAACATTCTTAATAGAAAACGAAAAGTTTTAAACATCACCGCTTTATAGAACTTTGTTTTTTGGGAGGTAGGACCTTATATTATAGCCCAAGAAATGGTCCGCCCTAATATTCTTAATAGAAAACCAAAAGTCTTAAACATCCCCCTTTATAGAACTTTGTTTTATGGGAGGGAGGACCTTATATTACAGCCCAAGAAAAGGTCCGGCCTAATATTCTAAATAGAAAAcgaaaaattttaataatccCCCCTTTATAgaactttgttttttttgggtGGTAGGACCTTATATTATAGCCCAAGGAAATGTCCGCCTTAATATTCTAAATAGAAAACGAAAAGTTTTAATCATCCCCCTTGATAGAACTTTGTTTTTGGGAGGTAGGACCTTATATTATAGCCCAAGTAAAGGTCCGCCCTAATATTCTGAATATAAAACGGAAAGTTTTAAACATCCCCGCTTCACCTTTAtagaattttgttgttttttggggggaggTAGGACCTTATATTATAGCCCAAGAAAAGGTCCGGCCTAATATTCTTAGTAAAAAACGAAAGGTTTTAAACATCCCCGCTTTATAGAACTTTGTTTTTTCTGAAGGTAGGACCTTATATTATAGCCCAAGAAAAGGTCCGCCCAAATATTCTTAATAGAAAACGAAAAGTCTTAAACATCCCCCTTAATTGAACTTTATTTTATGGGAGGTAGGACCTTACATTATAGCCCAAGAAAAGGTCCGGCCTAATATTCTTAGTAAAAAACGAAAGGTTTTAAACATCCCCGCTTTATAGAACTTTGTTTTTTCTGGAGGTAGGACCTTATATTATAGCCCAAGAAAAGGTCCGCCCAAATATTCTTAATAGAAAACGAAAAGTCTTAAACATCCCCCCTTATAGAACTTTGTTTTATGGGAGGTAGGACCTTATATTATAGCCCAAGAAAAGGTCCGGCCTAGTATTCTTAGTAAAAAACGAAAGGTTTTAAACATCCCCGCTTTATAGAACTTTGTTTTTTCTGGAGGTAGGACCTTATATTATAACCCAAGAAAAGGTCCCGCCTAGTATTCTAAATAGAAAACGAAAATTtttaataaccccccccccttccctttatagaacatttttttttggggggggggcgggAGGTAGGACTTTATATTGTAGCCCAAGAAAAGGCCCGGCCTAATATTCTTAGTAAAAAACGAAAAGTTTTAAACATCCCCGATTTATAGAACTTTGTTTTTTGGGAGGTAGGACCTTATATTATAGCCCAAGAAAAGGTCCGCCctttatttgtttaaggagaAGGGGATAATATTCAAGCGTTCTATATCtattaatagcgagcgcagctcgccggcgcgcagcgccggcgcgaagcgagctctaccggcaaggcgtgtgtgaatagaaaattcggactatagttgcacattcattcaacggatttttttggcgtcagtaaatcggaccagtaatgcatcgttttaatcgttttaatcgttccctgtaatcatggcaatttttatcacttcacactctcacgagaatcagcaagacaaatttagacagtaaaaacaataacgatgtaagcgacatacagtcaatgttacctctaaagttcacctcagtacactttcaatcaaaaataatcgtgtgacatcacaaacgtttacacattgatccgatatattttttcggagtcagtaaattttgaaccacaattcatagtaccaatggtttccaacctcacgttacaacatcacgttctcccgagaatcaaagtaaaacctttgaaaagcttataagatgtgtaattttaagaacatcatgctttttaagtaaataaaacagtatacttcgcatacttttatttctcagtggagttttaaagagtaagacgacacttaaccaacgtcagctttgacgtcacaataagcactgatatggggaaattactctaattgaagttattgtaaatctactgaaatgaccaaaatcctctcaaaatcttgcaaaggctaagataaagaacagctgacgaataaggacatttcttcagatacaggaaacagttgtaaattgcactaatttggatgaatgctcacaaatattttattcactataattacggtaatttcctgaaacgtaacgttatacgtagcagcgccttttttaaagggggtggatggcagcctcatccaaaaaatctttgcaagcaaaaacaaaaaaaaatgaaaattctaatcctcagctctttagcagttcaatggtttctttattttcacttccatttattacatgcgttcttttaacatgataagcaaatatttttaagcgtaaattaaaaataaaattaaacattaattattctttttaagtggaggggcaaatccatggtaagtcgattttctatgtataaattgacaaaaatgaaaaaaaatttagcatggggggagctctatgatgagtcaagttttatatgtaagtttaagaaaaaaagtctactgcaaaaaaaaaagtgggaaatcaatcaatcaatcataatcacaatcactttaaaagaggagatgcagtgcaatgaatatttatatattaaaatctttattatttaacaacattgtatctgagattaaactattgttctacatataaataaataaattataacaaatcttataaactatgaataatgaaaatttactgaaaaataggtatgttttattttttggcattcaaatttcacgttgttaattttattttcttaatttattataattcattgtttgatcacatgctgtgctcgccccaacggtcgcaccgtaaaacatattagctTTGTTAAATAGAAAGTAGGACTTTAtattacttttgtcttcgtgatgacaaaaaatatttgagtacatgcaaaaaagttacattatatttgttaggagagtgaagatagaatatgttttatcgtaaaaatgaataatgtcctacggacccagttttacaaagaaaatacgtgtacgttggtgaaaatgTGTTGATTTCTTCCAttttatggattaaaatttttagttgaaaggtatttgaagtctcaaaaaggtttgttgttatgaatttgactgttatttaaatgcaacttcattaactttctccaaaatcgttccggagcgattctgcaattttctgctacattacagGTATgagggaggcattctaactgtgctgagggcctttcccgagacacagttagatttttcaaacaaaggaaagtgtagtgaaattaatagcattattgtatgcttatagctttgttatgtaaatgtcaataaaaaggtgtgtcgatgtatctatttcgtaaatgtccgatatgcagtgtcaacccgtgcacgcacgggtcaaagtctagtattgtttaatataataagACCATTTTAGTATATTTTAGATTGCAGGGTGTGTAGGAATTGAGTAAATCCAATGGGAGAAAAGTTATGCAGCTTTGGATAATaaattatgatttgaaaaaaaatggctCAATAAATAAAGGCAAAAGCCCCATGCTCATTGAACTCGTATACATACTTTTTGGTTTTA comes from Crassostrea angulata isolate pt1a10 unplaced genomic scaffold, ASM2561291v2 HiC_scaffold_84, whole genome shotgun sequence and encodes:
- the LOC128169023 gene encoding uncharacterized protein LOC128169023 → MFTREKYIPEGLEKWRSDHQAVSRQRDGNSCGVFVLMYAEAILCNVNVQIMRQCHVARYRRYIKQRLMDGTTEEDDVCQIPFCRKPKSGIWTQCQDCSIWVHLQCSNNNRRKVSKEDHICLLCVWREECKLGC